A genome region from Natranaerobius trueperi includes the following:
- a CDS encoding sigma-54 interaction domain-containing protein has product MDNDFKKDISESSLRNIDLFESMQAVLSTVDEGIHIIDQKGYTVFYNQAASRLDNLLPEEVLHRHLFDVFPNLTEDTSTLLKVLKSHEPILNQHQTFTNFKGEKITTINSTLPLFENDKVVGALEISKDITHVKELSEKVNLLQQELYKIQSSEQTYERNTRHQVETNPGTQHTFSNIIYESEKMEQLVKLAKRVSHTDSPILVYGDSGTGKELLVQAMHNEAIRKDGPFLSQNCAALPGNLLDNVLFGTVSGTALSAENKPGLFELADGGTLFLDEITSLSYETQTKLLQALEEGGVRRIGDTEIRPVNVKVFAAMDQHPPDALRDNLLRKDLYYRLNAISLKIPSLAERKEDIPILARYFLDKYKKKLNSPAKNFDTSVLELFKKHNWPGNVRELEYVIEGAVTLATDKTVQLKDLPPHLQELGAHTTENLEDDLKIQPLRDAIQSVEKQLIEKALNSSGGNISWAAQLLQIPRQTLQYKMKNYGFKS; this is encoded by the coding sequence ATGGATAACGATTTTAAAAAGGATATTTCTGAGTCATCATTAAGAAATATAGATCTATTTGAAAGTATGCAAGCTGTTTTAAGTACAGTTGATGAGGGTATCCATATTATAGATCAAAAAGGATACACAGTTTTTTATAATCAAGCTGCCTCTCGTCTCGATAATTTATTACCTGAAGAGGTGTTACACAGACACTTATTTGATGTATTCCCTAACTTAACTGAAGACACTAGTACACTTCTAAAAGTTTTAAAATCACATGAACCAATTCTTAATCAACATCAAACTTTTACTAATTTTAAAGGAGAAAAAATAACAACTATTAATTCAACTTTGCCATTATTTGAAAATGACAAAGTAGTAGGAGCATTAGAAATTTCGAAAGATATTACACATGTTAAAGAATTATCTGAAAAAGTTAATCTTTTACAACAAGAACTTTACAAAATACAATCATCAGAACAAACGTATGAAAGAAATACCAGGCATCAGGTAGAAACTAATCCAGGAACCCAACACACTTTCAGCAACATAATTTATGAAAGCGAAAAAATGGAGCAATTAGTCAAACTTGCTAAAAGAGTCAGTCATACAGATTCACCTATATTAGTTTATGGAGATAGTGGCACAGGCAAAGAATTATTAGTCCAGGCTATGCATAACGAAGCAATACGAAAAGATGGCCCCTTCTTATCTCAAAACTGTGCAGCTTTACCAGGAAATTTATTAGATAATGTTCTTTTTGGTACTGTTTCGGGAACTGCTCTAAGTGCAGAAAATAAACCAGGGTTATTCGAATTAGCTGATGGTGGAACACTATTTTTAGATGAAATCACTTCACTTTCCTATGAAACTCAAACAAAACTTTTACAAGCTTTAGAAGAAGGTGGGGTTAGAAGAATAGGTGATACAGAAATTCGACCTGTTAATGTCAAGGTCTTTGCAGCAATGGATCAACATCCACCAGATGCTTTAAGAGATAACTTATTAAGAAAAGATTTATATTATCGTTTAAATGCAATTTCTTTGAAAATTCCTTCACTTGCTGAAAGAAAAGAAGATATTCCTATTCTAGCACGCTATTTTTTGGATAAATACAAGAAAAAACTTAATTCACCAGCCAAAAATTTTGATACTTCTGTTTTAGAATTATTTAAAAAACATAATTGGCCTGGAAATGTTAGAGAACTTGAATATGTCATTGAAGGGGCTGTCACATTAGCTACTGATAAAACAGTTCAACTTAAAGATTTACCTCCACACTTACAAGAGCTTGGAGCACATACAACCGAGAATTTAGAGGATGACCTTAAAATACAACCTTTAAGAGACGCTATTCAAAGTGTAGAAAAACAGTTAATAGAAAAAGCGCTTAATAGTTCTGGTGGTAATATTAGCTGGGCAGCTCAATTATTACAAATCCCGCGTCAAACCCTTCAATACAAAATGAAAAATTATGGTTTCAAATCCTAA
- a CDS encoding transglycosylase domain-containing protein — translation MPPKRKRRESLIRRIFSPRRWFRVFFLTAVILFFAVIVLVPFVVGALEDTPPPGFNSASILLDREGEEFHYFYDDYRLYTPLEEMPEELIKGMIAIEDRRFREHNGIDIRGIGRAAIRNLRARDILEGGSTITQQVAKNYYLDHSRTIDRKIREMFLTLHLERTLSKKEIMEQYLNGIYFGHGVYGIETASRYYFNKNVNDLEIEEIALLIGLPRGPNLYSPLRNPDNAYDRRNAVLSEMASEEVITEEKAQIAQDAEIDIEKTQGPLREAPYFAEEVRKRLRQKLPQEYHEQINQGGLRVYTSLDQNMQINAQTILDEELVVTRGEGEDEIRQPQGAIVALDPNTGYISTLVGGRDYHETQLNRANPGVPRRHAGSVFKAYTYMAALSEREISAASVVTCEQTEFPPEPGRDEPYIPSDYGGTYHNEDLTIRRAIRESCNVTAIKVHDMIGRTPSVKMAEELGIERSVSPWVAFPMGQIGVRPLEVTSSYAPFANGGISVEPSMIKRVEDSSGRVIYDEDPEKSVVLSEQEAYLMTDLLRDVLGQNGTASNIQVNFDAAGKTGTSQGHKDAVFVGYTPDLVVSVFITDDENQEALPGTGGSLAAPLWESFMNSIQGELDLGEFTRPDGLIIEEICEESGQLVTPSCPNETVIEENFLPNTVPEKTCEVHEEYEYPDDDDEDDDFDWPWWPFN, via the coding sequence TTGCCACCCAAAAGAAAAAGAAGAGAATCGTTGATTAGAAGAATTTTTTCACCTAGACGCTGGTTTCGTGTGTTCTTTTTGACGGCTGTGATATTATTTTTCGCAGTAATAGTATTGGTCCCCTTTGTTGTAGGAGCTTTAGAGGATACACCTCCTCCAGGATTTAATAGTGCTAGTATATTATTAGATAGAGAAGGTGAAGAATTTCACTATTTCTATGATGACTACCGATTATATACTCCATTAGAAGAAATGCCAGAAGAATTGATAAAAGGAATGATCGCCATTGAGGACCGTAGGTTTAGAGAGCATAATGGAATTGATATACGAGGAATTGGTAGAGCTGCAATTAGAAATCTTCGGGCAAGAGATATATTAGAAGGTGGTAGTACTATTACCCAGCAAGTAGCCAAGAACTACTATTTAGATCATTCCCGAACTATTGATAGAAAGATTCGTGAAATGTTTCTAACTCTTCACCTAGAAAGGACATTAAGCAAAAAAGAAATAATGGAACAATATTTAAATGGAATATATTTTGGTCATGGAGTTTATGGTATAGAGACTGCTAGTAGATATTATTTTAATAAAAATGTTAATGATTTAGAAATAGAAGAAATTGCTCTTTTGATTGGTTTACCACGAGGTCCTAATCTTTATTCACCACTTAGAAATCCAGATAATGCTTATGATAGAAGAAATGCAGTATTAAGCGAAATGGCTAGTGAAGAGGTGATAACAGAAGAAAAAGCTCAAATTGCTCAAGATGCAGAAATTGATATAGAAAAAACTCAAGGCCCTTTAAGAGAAGCTCCGTATTTTGCAGAAGAAGTCAGAAAAAGATTAAGACAAAAACTTCCACAAGAATATCATGAACAGATAAATCAAGGCGGTTTAAGAGTTTATACGAGTTTAGATCAAAATATGCAAATAAATGCACAAACAATTCTTGATGAAGAGTTAGTTGTTACAAGAGGTGAGGGAGAAGATGAAATTCGTCAACCCCAGGGTGCTATTGTAGCATTAGATCCTAACACGGGTTATATTAGTACCTTAGTTGGGGGCAGAGACTATCATGAGACCCAACTTAATCGTGCAAATCCTGGTGTCCCAAGAAGACATGCTGGTTCAGTTTTTAAAGCTTATACATATATGGCAGCTTTAAGTGAAAGAGAGATAAGTGCTGCATCTGTTGTGACGTGTGAACAGACAGAATTCCCTCCAGAGCCTGGTCGTGACGAACCTTATATACCGTCAGATTATGGGGGTACGTATCATAATGAAGATCTCACTATCCGTAGAGCTATAAGAGAATCTTGTAATGTGACTGCTATTAAAGTACATGACATGATAGGTAGAACACCTAGTGTAAAGATGGCTGAAGAGCTGGGGATAGAAAGATCTGTTTCTCCTTGGGTCGCATTTCCAATGGGACAAATTGGTGTTAGGCCGTTAGAGGTTACTTCCTCCTATGCTCCTTTTGCTAATGGAGGGATTTCTGTTGAGCCAAGTATGATAAAACGTGTTGAAGACTCATCAGGAAGAGTCATTTATGATGAAGATCCTGAAAAGTCAGTTGTCTTATCGGAACAAGAAGCTTATCTAATGACTGATTTATTAAGAGACGTTTTAGGTCAAAATGGAACAGCTTCAAATATACAAGTAAACTTTGATGCTGCAGGAAAAACAGGTACTTCTCAAGGACATAAAGACGCAGTCTTTGTAGGCTATACTCCAGACTTAGTTGTAAGCGTTTTTATAACTGATGATGAAAATCAGGAAGCTTTACCAGGAACAGGTGGTTCACTAGCAGCACCTTTATGGGAGAGTTTTATGAATTCGATCCAAGGAGAACTAGATTTAGGTGAATTTACAAGACCTGATGGTCTAATAATAGAAGAAATTTGTGAAGAGTCCGGACAACTTGTAACTCCTAGTTGTCCAAATGAAACTGTAATAGAAGAAAACTTTTTACCTAATACAGTACCAGAAAAAACGTGTGAAGTTCATGAAGAATATGAGTATCCCGATGACGACGATGAAGATGACGACTTTGATTGGCCATGGTGGCCGTTTAATTAA
- a CDS encoding zinc ribbon domain-containing protein has translation MEYKAKLRGIAVEYVDPKYTSPSMHL, from the coding sequence ATTGAGTACAAAGCAAAACTAAGAGGTATAGCAGTAGAATATGTAGATCCAAAATATACGAGTCCATCCATGCACCTGTGA
- a CDS encoding sulfite exporter TauE/SafE family protein — protein sequence MIYLIGLITGVITGLALGGGAILIPFLVIFMEVQQHMAQGVTLISFLPMSIIAIITHYKQGNIQTKLIVPLALGSIVGAIGGAIIAMHFSSDLLTNIYGTFLVLMGCYEFYSARVK from the coding sequence ATGATATATTTAATTGGACTAATTACAGGGGTAATAACCGGTTTAGCTTTAGGTGGCGGGGCCATCTTAATACCATTTCTTGTAATTTTCATGGAAGTGCAGCAACATATGGCACAAGGAGTCACTCTTATATCGTTTTTACCAATGTCAATCATAGCTATAATCACACATTATAAACAAGGTAATATTCAGACTAAACTCATTGTACCTTTAGCTTTAGGGAGCATAGTAGGTGCAATTGGTGGTGCAATTATAGCTATGCATTTTTCATCAGATTTACTTACAAATATTTATGGGACATTTCTTGTTTTAATGGGTTGTTACGAGTTCTATAGCGCAAGAGTAAAATAG
- a CDS encoding sulfite exporter TauE/SafE family protein, whose product MHRNTLNKIYLSIIGWITGLINGLLGVGGGTFLIPALTYFRDLKQHIAHGTTISVIFPTAIASAVIYGANQQVDIGLAMKVIVSGALGSFLGARLMSFINPTLLKMIFATFIIITGVRLILS is encoded by the coding sequence ATGCATCGAAACACTCTAAATAAAATATATCTTTCTATAATTGGGTGGATAACTGGTTTAATAAATGGCCTTCTTGGAGTAGGTGGTGGCACATTTTTAATACCTGCTTTAACTTATTTTAGAGATCTCAAGCAACATATTGCTCATGGGACCACTATATCTGTGATATTTCCTACAGCTATAGCTAGTGCAGTTATATATGGAGCTAATCAACAGGTAGATATTGGTTTAGCTATGAAAGTTATAGTAAGTGGAGCCCTGGGTAGTTTTTTAGGTGCTAGATTAATGTCATTTATAAACCCTACCCTTCTCAAAATGATATTCGCTACATTTATCATTATTACAGGAGTTAGGTTGATTCTATCATGA
- a CDS encoding 4Fe-4S binding protein: MAYTITEECIKCGACEAECPTEAISEGEEAYVIDADACVDCGACADVCPVDACVPAE; this comes from the coding sequence ATGGCTTATACTATTACAGAAGAATGTATCAAGTGTGGTGCATGTGAAGCTGAATGCCCAACTGAGGCAATTTCAGAAGGTGAAGAAGCATATGTAATTGATGCTGACGCATGCGTTGATTGTGGAGCTTGTGCGGATGTTTGTCCTGTAGATGCCTGTGTTCCTGCTGAATAA
- a CDS encoding ATP-grasp domain-containing protein: MNLKKPAIVLGVNYYIGLSVIRSLGLEGIHVTAMDNDESAYGMYSKYVSEKVIIPDIKENENGLLEFLISYAKKLDEKPVLIPAADSYAIFISNNTDQLEEYFLFPPMPRGLVADLVNKRKLYEFAQKYGMPIPKTFFPETEEDLKNLKSDITYPCIVKPELSHEFVKKFRKKLFIANNTSQLIEAVRVAIDANLSVMVQEIISGSDDHMYTYNAYFDKNSNPVKVFTNRKKRQFPIHFGASVFTESTFEPNIIHLGEEFLKKLGYHGIVEIEFKKDPRTGKFYMIEINPRLTNFNNVILKSGINLPATLYYELIGEQLTKQINREEGLKFVYLYEDIRASLDYISNNELTLFKWISSYIGPLSHAIYHPKDINPLLVFIRGLFKKLLRKLVRRFKSE; this comes from the coding sequence ATGAACCTTAAGAAGCCGGCAATAGTCTTAGGTGTGAATTATTATATAGGGCTTAGTGTAATAAGATCTTTAGGATTAGAAGGGATACATGTCACTGCAATGGACAACGATGAATCAGCATATGGGATGTATTCAAAATACGTATCAGAAAAAGTTATAATTCCAGATATAAAAGAAAATGAAAATGGACTATTAGAATTTTTGATTTCATATGCTAAAAAATTAGATGAAAAGCCGGTACTTATTCCTGCGGCAGATTCCTACGCAATTTTTATCTCTAATAATACTGATCAACTAGAAGAGTACTTTTTATTTCCACCGATGCCCAGAGGGCTAGTTGCAGATTTAGTAAATAAAAGAAAGCTTTATGAATTTGCACAAAAGTATGGTATGCCAATACCTAAAACCTTTTTCCCAGAAACTGAAGAAGATTTAAAGAACTTAAAATCAGATATAACTTATCCTTGTATCGTCAAACCCGAGCTAAGTCATGAATTTGTAAAGAAATTTAGAAAAAAATTATTTATAGCAAACAATACATCTCAATTAATAGAAGCAGTTAGGGTAGCTATAGATGCTAATTTATCAGTCATGGTTCAAGAGATAATTTCAGGATCTGATGATCATATGTATACTTATAATGCTTATTTTGATAAAAATAGTAATCCAGTTAAAGTTTTTACAAACAGAAAAAAACGGCAGTTTCCTATTCACTTCGGAGCATCTGTTTTTACAGAAAGCACCTTTGAACCAAATATAATTCACTTAGGAGAAGAATTTTTGAAAAAGCTAGGCTATCACGGTATAGTAGAGATAGAGTTTAAAAAAGATCCACGAACCGGTAAATTTTATATGATAGAAATCAATCCTCGACTCACTAATTTTAATAATGTAATACTCAAAAGTGGTATCAACTTGCCAGCAACACTATATTATGAATTGATTGGAGAACAACTAACAAAACAGATCAATAGAGAAGAAGGTCTGAAGTTTGTCTATTTATACGAGGATATCAGAGCTTCATTAGACTATATATCCAATAATGAATTGACACTATTTAAATGGATTTCCTCTTATATTGGTCCCTTAAGCCACGCAATTTATCACCCAAAAGACATCAACCCACTTCTTGTATTTATCAGAGGTTTATTTAAAAAATTATTGAGGAAGTTGGTTCGTAGGTTTAAATCCGAGTGA
- a CDS encoding PhzF family phenazine biosynthesis protein — protein MFGGNPARVVFSDKKLSEDIMCKIAREVNAPETAFVFLTYISVFLLLKKKYPTVVMQL, from the coding sequence ATTTTTGGGGGAAACCCAGCGAGAGTAGTTTTTTCCGATAAAAAATTATCTGAAGATATTATGTGTAAAATTGCGAGAGAAGTAAACGCACCTGAAACTGCTTTTGTTTTTCTAACTTATATTTCAGTTTTTTTACTCCTAAAGAAGAAGTACCCTACTGTGGTCATGCAACTTTGA
- a CDS encoding response regulator translates to MNNRILVVDDQAGIRMLIKEVLEEEGYPVEVASTGEVFLDKVKSHNFDLFIVDLKIPDYEGYQLFKELQTYVSLSKVIVISGLGCPDTKKEIKSMGIASYIEKPFDLQELIKKVEKSLDQITA, encoded by the coding sequence ATGAATAACCGGATTTTAGTTGTTGATGATCAAGCCGGTATCCGAATGCTTATTAAAGAAGTGTTAGAAGAAGAAGGGTATCCAGTTGAAGTAGCTTCAACTGGAGAGGTTTTTTTAGATAAGGTGAAATCTCATAACTTTGATCTTTTTATAGTAGATTTAAAAATACCTGATTATGAAGGGTATCAACTATTTAAAGAATTACAAACATATGTATCACTTTCTAAAGTGATCGTAATTAGTGGATTAGGGTGCCCTGATACCAAAAAAGAGATTAAATCGATGGGAATTGCATCCTATATAGAAAAACCCTTCGATCTTCAAGAACTGATTAAAAAAGTGGAAAAAAGTCTTGATCAAATAACTGCTTAA
- a CDS encoding class II fructose-1,6-bisphosphate aldolase, with the protein MPLVTGKELVSMADKGGYAIGAFNVNNLEIIKAILEAAEEENSPAILQASQGAIKYAGIDFISAMVKAAADQTSVPLALHLDHGTSFDQNMECIRKGFTSVMFDGSKYSLEENIKRTREVVRVGQATNVSVEGELGKIAGTEDDISVDEKDAYMTKPEEAKKFVDETEVDYLAVAIGTAHGPYKGEPKLDFDRLANIKKTTDIPLVLHGASGVSEDSIRKAIELGICKVNIDTNLRQAFTSGLKNVISEKPEEYDPRKLLGPAKDNMKEVIKEKMRLFGSSGKA; encoded by the coding sequence ATGCCATTAGTTACAGGAAAAGAACTTGTTAGTATGGCTGATAAAGGTGGTTATGCCATAGGCGCTTTTAACGTAAATAATTTAGAAATAATTAAGGCTATCTTGGAAGCAGCAGAAGAGGAGAATTCCCCAGCGATATTGCAAGCAAGTCAAGGTGCGATTAAATATGCTGGGATTGATTTTATTTCAGCTATGGTTAAAGCCGCTGCTGATCAGACTAGTGTTCCTTTGGCACTGCATTTAGATCATGGTACAAGTTTCGATCAGAACATGGAATGTATTAGAAAAGGGTTTACATCAGTAATGTTTGATGGTTCAAAATATTCGTTAGAAGAAAACATAAAGAGAACTAGAGAAGTGGTAAGAGTAGGACAGGCGACAAATGTCTCTGTAGAAGGTGAATTGGGTAAAATTGCCGGTACAGAAGATGATATTAGCGTAGATGAAAAAGATGCATATATGACAAAACCAGAAGAAGCAAAAAAATTTGTTGATGAAACAGAAGTGGATTATTTAGCAGTTGCTATTGGAACTGCGCACGGACCTTATAAGGGTGAACCAAAACTAGATTTTGATAGACTAGCAAATATCAAAAAAACAACAGATATACCTTTGGTATTACATGGAGCATCGGGTGTTTCTGAAGATTCAATTCGAAAGGCGATTGAATTAGGTATATGTAAAGTTAATATAGATACAAATTTACGCCAAGCATTTACTTCGGGGCTTAAAAATGTAATATCAGAAAAACCTGAAGAATATGATCCAAGAAAATTATTAGGGCCTGCCAAAGATAATATGAAAGAAGTTATTAAAGAAAAAATGCGTTTATTTGGATCTTCGGGTAAAGCCTAA
- the fsa gene encoding fructose-6-phosphate aldolase — protein sequence MKIFLDTANIDEIKSAVSLGVVDGVTTNPSLVAKEGISLIKRISEIAEICDGPISAEVIATEHKEMVREAIELRKIASNVVVKIPMTDEGLKATKILSEKKIPTNVTLIFSLNQAVLAAKAGATYVSPFVGRIDDIGGDGMQLVDEIVSTFLQYNLETQVIAASIRHTRHVSEALRIGCDIATVPQQVVYQMTQHPLTDKGIEKFLKDWENNN from the coding sequence ATGAAAATCTTTTTAGATACAGCTAATATCGATGAGATAAAGTCAGCTGTCTCCTTAGGAGTTGTTGATGGTGTAACGACAAATCCGTCATTAGTAGCTAAAGAAGGTATATCTTTAATTAAAAGAATTTCTGAGATAGCTGAAATATGTGATGGGCCTATTAGTGCTGAAGTAATTGCTACTGAACATAAAGAGATGGTAAGAGAAGCTATAGAGTTAAGAAAGATTGCCTCTAATGTAGTTGTAAAAATTCCTATGACTGACGAAGGATTAAAAGCAACTAAAATTTTATCAGAGAAAAAAATACCGACAAATGTAACTTTAATATTTTCTTTAAATCAGGCAGTTTTAGCCGCAAAAGCTGGTGCTACTTATGTAAGCCCATTTGTTGGAAGAATAGATGATATTGGTGGAGATGGGATGCAACTAGTTGATGAGATTGTTTCTACTTTTTTACAGTATAATCTAGAAACACAAGTTATAGCGGCTAGTATTAGACATACCAGACATGTAAGTGAAGCTTTACGGATAGGTTGTGATATTGCAACTGTTCCTCAACAAGTGGTTTATCAGATGACACAACATCCACTAACAGATAAAGGGATTGAAAAGTTTTTAAAAGACTGGGAAAATAACAACTAA
- the glpX gene encoding class II fructose-bisphosphatase, which produces MERELALELVRVTEAAALSAGRLMGRGDKEGADQAAVDAMRHMFDTVQVDGRVVIGEGEKDEAPMLYIGEQVGRRDGVPVDIAVDPVEGTNLVAKGRPNALSVIAVAPRDGLLHAPDMYMDKIAVGKEAKGCVDLDASIEENLKSIAKAKNKNISDLVAIVIERPRHEKIIQQIQGAGARIKLISDGDVAAAIATAIEDTGVDVLFGIGGAPEGVIAATALECLGGEMQARLKPKNQAEVDRIKDMGLDDVEKKLYMKDLINGDDAMFAVTGITSGDFLEGVRYKAGGRAKTHSLVMRAKTGTVRFVDAYHQLDKKPEFYQDDPTC; this is translated from the coding sequence ATGGAGAGAGAATTAGCCCTAGAATTAGTTAGAGTGACAGAAGCAGCAGCATTATCCGCAGGAAGGCTTATGGGGCGAGGTGACAAAGAAGGTGCTGATCAAGCTGCAGTAGATGCAATGCGTCATATGTTTGATACAGTACAAGTTGATGGTCGAGTAGTAATAGGAGAAGGTGAAAAAGATGAAGCACCAATGCTTTATATTGGTGAACAAGTAGGAAGAAGAGACGGTGTTCCAGTTGATATAGCTGTTGATCCTGTAGAAGGAACAAACTTAGTAGCAAAGGGACGCCCCAACGCACTATCAGTTATTGCTGTGGCTCCAAGGGATGGATTGTTACATGCTCCCGATATGTATATGGATAAAATTGCAGTAGGTAAAGAAGCAAAAGGGTGTGTTGACTTAGATGCATCTATAGAAGAAAATCTGAAATCAATAGCTAAAGCTAAAAATAAAAATATTTCTGATCTTGTGGCTATAGTAATAGAAAGGCCTCGTCATGAAAAGATTATACAACAGATACAAGGGGCCGGGGCTAGAATAAAGCTTATAAGTGATGGTGATGTAGCCGCAGCTATTGCTACAGCTATAGAAGATACAGGGGTAGATGTTTTATTTGGTATAGGAGGAGCACCAGAAGGTGTTATAGCAGCTACTGCTCTTGAATGTTTAGGAGGAGAGATGCAAGCACGACTTAAGCCAAAAAACCAAGCAGAGGTTGATAGGATAAAAGACATGGGGTTAGATGATGTTGAAAAGAAACTTTATATGAAAGATCTAATTAACGGTGATGACGCTATGTTTGCTGTAACCGGAATTACTAGTGGAGATTTCCTTGAAGGTGTAAGATATAAAGCTGGTGGGAGAGCTAAAACCCATAGTCTTGTTATGCGCGCTAAAACAGGTACGGTTCGTTTTGTGGATGCATATCATCAACTTGATAAAAAACCGGAATTTTATCAGGATGACCCCACCTGTTAG
- the rho gene encoding transcription termination factor Rho has translation MDIKELEKKTVSELHGIAKERGIKNYTKYKKQDLIFKIIERSTEEDGYRFAEGVLEIMPDGYGFLRPDGYTQGSNDIYISASQIKRFGLKTGDLVSGKVRPPKDNERYMALLHVEAVNSRYPEEAKKRKDFSKLTPIHPDEPFYLEMKSDMLAPRMIDLFSPIGKGQRGMIVSPPKAGKTVLLKQMANCISENTPETEIIILLIDERPEEVTDIERSVNAQVVSSTFDNHPENHVKLSELVLQRAQRMVEYKKDVVILLDSMTRLARAYNLVIPPSGRTLSGGIDPSALHKPKKFFGAARNIEEGGSLTILATALVDTGSRMDDVIYEEFKGTGNMELHLSRKLANRRIFPAIDISKSGTRREELLQSKNQLELIWTLRRAMMDATSEEFLENVSQKIRKTTSNEEFLSNLHNYN, from the coding sequence ATGGATATCAAGGAGTTAGAAAAAAAGACGGTTTCTGAATTACATGGAATCGCCAAAGAACGAGGCATCAAAAATTATACAAAGTATAAAAAACAGGATTTGATTTTTAAAATAATTGAAAGATCAACAGAAGAAGATGGTTATCGGTTTGCAGAAGGTGTATTAGAAATTATGCCGGATGGTTATGGTTTTTTACGACCAGATGGTTACACACAAGGCAGTAATGATATATATATATCAGCATCACAGATAAAACGTTTTGGGTTAAAAACTGGTGATCTTGTTTCAGGGAAGGTAAGACCACCAAAAGATAATGAAAGGTATATGGCTCTTTTACATGTAGAAGCTGTAAACTCTCGATATCCTGAAGAGGCAAAAAAGCGTAAAGACTTTTCTAAATTAACACCCATTCATCCTGATGAACCCTTTTATCTTGAAATGAAATCAGATATGCTAGCCCCTAGAATGATAGACTTATTCTCACCTATTGGAAAAGGACAAAGAGGGATGATAGTGAGCCCCCCGAAGGCTGGTAAAACAGTACTATTAAAGCAAATGGCTAACTGTATTTCAGAAAATACTCCTGAAACAGAGATCATAATTTTGCTAATAGATGAACGCCCTGAAGAGGTTACAGATATTGAACGTTCTGTAAACGCACAGGTGGTAAGTTCAACTTTTGATAATCACCCAGAAAATCATGTAAAACTATCAGAGCTTGTACTTCAAAGAGCTCAGAGAATGGTAGAATACAAGAAAGATGTGGTTATATTACTAGATTCAATGACACGGCTTGCAAGAGCCTATAATTTAGTAATTCCTCCAAGTGGACGAACCCTCTCAGGTGGGATTGACCCTTCTGCTCTTCATAAACCTAAAAAATTCTTTGGTGCTGCAAGAAATATAGAAGAAGGTGGTAGCTTAACGATTCTAGCAACTGCTTTAGTGGATACAGGAAGTAGAATGGATGATGTTATTTATGAAGAGTTTAAAGGAACTGGTAATATGGAACTTCATTTAAGTAGAAAATTAGCAAATAGAAGAATTTTCCCTGCTATTGATATTTCAAAATCAGGTACCCGCCGTGAAGAATTATTACAATCTAAAAATCAGTTAGAACTTATATGGACCCTTAGAAGGGCTATGATGGACGCTACATCAGAAGAATTTCTAGAAAATGTTAGTCAAAAAATACGGAAGACAACTTCTAATGAAGAATTCTTAAGTAACCTGCATAATTATAATTAA
- the rpmE gene encoding 50S ribosomal protein L31, with product MKKQLHPEYKKAKVTCACGNSFETGSTKDELKVEICSGCHPFYTGKQKLVDSGGRVEKFKKKYGLK from the coding sequence ATGAAAAAACAGCTTCATCCTGAATACAAAAAGGCAAAAGTAACTTGTGCCTGTGGTAATAGTTTTGAAACCGGTTCCACTAAAGATGAATTAAAAGTTGAAATTTGTTCAGGCTGTCATCCGTTTTACACTGGAAAGCAAAAGCTTGTTGACAGTGGAGGCCGGGTAGAGAAATTTAAGAAAAAATACGGCCTGAAATAA